In Gordonia iterans, the following proteins share a genomic window:
- a CDS encoding amino acid ABC transporter ATP-binding protein, translating into MSTPEVPLATPDPVSLTGRDLHLSFGANDVLRGVDIQVDAGTTTTVIGPSGSGKSTLLRVLNRLHEPQSGDILIDGRSVLKDNPDELRRRIGMVFQQFNLFPHMTVADNIAFAPRKIQKLGKDEARELAMHQLELVGLTEKADVRPSTLSGGQQQRVAIARALAMKPQIMFFDEATSALDPELVKGVLALMTELSREGMTMVVVTHEMGYARNVSDSVLFMDEGVVVETGPPDRLFDDPSSDRLQNFLSEVL; encoded by the coding sequence ATGAGCACCCCCGAGGTCCCCCTCGCCACCCCGGATCCGGTCTCACTGACCGGACGCGACCTGCACCTGTCGTTCGGCGCCAACGACGTCCTGCGCGGCGTCGACATCCAGGTCGACGCAGGCACGACGACCACCGTGATCGGCCCCTCCGGTTCGGGCAAGTCCACCCTGTTGCGCGTGCTCAACCGGCTGCACGAACCGCAGTCCGGCGACATCCTGATCGACGGGCGCTCGGTCCTGAAAGACAATCCCGACGAGTTGCGCCGGCGCATCGGCATGGTGTTCCAGCAGTTCAATCTGTTCCCGCACATGACGGTCGCGGACAACATCGCCTTCGCGCCCCGCAAGATCCAGAAGCTCGGCAAGGACGAGGCTCGCGAACTGGCGATGCATCAGCTCGAGCTGGTCGGACTCACCGAGAAGGCGGACGTGCGGCCGTCGACGCTGTCGGGCGGTCAGCAGCAGCGCGTGGCGATCGCCCGCGCGCTGGCGATGAAACCGCAGATCATGTTCTTCGACGAGGCCACCAGCGCCCTGGATCCGGAGCTGGTCAAGGGCGTGCTGGCGCTGATGACCGAGCTGTCGCGGGAGGGCATGACGATGGTGGTGGTGACCCACGAGATGGGCTACGCCCGCAACGTCTCCGACAGCGTGCTGTTCATGGACGAGGGCGTCGTCGTGGAGACCGGCCCCCCGGATCGGCTGTTCGACGACCCGTCCAGCGACCGCCTGCAGAACTTCCTGTCCGAGGTGCTCTGA
- a CDS encoding YoaK family protein, which yields MCSVKMIARREVTLAVVLSAAAGYVDAIGYVYLGGFFVSFMSGNTTEFATSLAHGDWGPVRLAGTLIGMFFAGTVLGAVLVRVGDGRTTVLAATSVLVAVTAALGDLTDSSVPVTVLLPLSMGVVNATFLSAGETSIGLTYMTGALVKAGQRLVDAFRGGPRWLWARHLALWASLLAGGVVGAAMLRWIGLGGALWPIAGLLAVITVIVAFERKRRGVFGAVAPSSRRETYVHGPNAPGAGPDGATR from the coding sequence ATGTGCTCTGTGAAGATGATCGCGCGGCGCGAGGTGACGCTGGCGGTGGTGCTGTCGGCCGCCGCCGGCTACGTGGATGCGATCGGCTACGTGTACCTCGGCGGGTTCTTCGTCTCCTTCATGAGCGGCAACACCACCGAGTTCGCGACCAGCCTGGCGCACGGCGACTGGGGTCCGGTGCGGCTCGCGGGCACGCTGATCGGCATGTTCTTTGCCGGCACCGTGCTCGGCGCCGTGCTGGTGCGGGTGGGGGACGGGCGCACCACCGTGCTCGCGGCCACTTCGGTCCTGGTCGCGGTCACGGCGGCGCTCGGCGACCTGACCGACTCAAGCGTGCCGGTGACCGTGTTGCTGCCGCTGTCGATGGGCGTGGTGAACGCCACCTTCCTCAGCGCGGGCGAGACCAGCATCGGCCTGACCTACATGACAGGGGCGCTGGTGAAGGCCGGGCAGCGCCTGGTCGACGCTTTCCGGGGCGGCCCGCGCTGGTTGTGGGCCCGGCACTTGGCGCTCTGGGCCTCGCTGCTGGCCGGCGGCGTGGTCGGTGCGGCGATGCTGCGGTGGATCGGCCTGGGTGGAGCACTGTGGCCGATCGCCGGACTGCTGGCAGTGATCACGGTGATCGTCGCCTTCGAGCGCAAGCGCCGCGGCGTGTTCGGCGCGGTGGCGCCGTCGTCCCGCCGCGAGACCTACGTCCACGGTCCGAACGCGCCCGGAGCGGGACCGGACGGCGCGACCCGATGA
- a CDS encoding CapA family protein — MGSHRRVRSRRLSPGLALLVAGLFTVTGCSVESSSTGSSKVPSASTSGSTTSSDDASGTLTLSWVGDTILGTDDKFGGLTLPAAWAQSGKDPNYFFQNVKKHFDADDLTIANFEVALTNSRNKRYKGDGEVYHFHGEPAIAKTLPAGGIDVVTIANNHTWDYGRKGFDDTVRALDAAGVEYVGAGNPGYDGSDYDHPLLKDVKGIKVGLLSYQTWQDTPQTRAKVRSDIAKLRKDGAAVVIPYFHWGLEGVHEPYEVQRDLARVAIDAGADAVIGTHPHVLQSMDVYKGKLIAYSLGNFSFGGNTNPSDKRTVILQTRVKVDDGKVGAVEYRVIPTRLSRTESHNDYVPTPYGPAESRQVASFLNQISPNLDGTVSQRFTPVP, encoded by the coding sequence ATGGGCTCGCATCGCCGGGTGCGATCTCGACGACTGTCTCCCGGCCTGGCGCTGCTCGTGGCCGGCCTGTTCACCGTGACCGGGTGCAGCGTCGAGAGCTCGTCGACGGGGTCGTCGAAGGTTCCCTCGGCGAGCACGTCGGGTTCGACGACGTCGTCGGACGACGCCTCGGGCACCCTCACGCTCAGCTGGGTGGGCGACACCATCCTGGGCACCGACGACAAGTTCGGCGGTCTCACGCTGCCGGCCGCGTGGGCGCAGAGCGGCAAGGACCCGAACTACTTCTTCCAGAACGTCAAGAAGCACTTCGACGCCGACGACCTGACGATCGCGAACTTCGAAGTGGCCCTGACCAATTCGCGGAACAAGCGGTACAAGGGCGACGGCGAGGTTTACCACTTCCACGGCGAGCCCGCGATCGCGAAAACGCTCCCGGCCGGGGGCATCGACGTGGTGACGATCGCCAACAACCACACGTGGGACTACGGGCGCAAAGGCTTCGACGACACCGTCAGGGCGCTGGACGCCGCCGGCGTCGAGTACGTCGGGGCGGGCAACCCCGGATACGACGGCTCCGACTACGACCATCCGCTCCTGAAAGACGTCAAGGGAATCAAAGTCGGCCTGCTCAGCTACCAGACGTGGCAGGACACCCCGCAGACCCGGGCCAAGGTCCGCAGCGACATCGCCAAGCTCCGGAAAGACGGGGCGGCAGTGGTGATTCCATACTTCCATTGGGGACTGGAAGGCGTTCACGAACCGTACGAGGTGCAGCGCGACCTGGCGCGCGTCGCGATCGACGCCGGCGCCGACGCGGTGATCGGCACGCACCCGCACGTGCTCCAGTCGATGGACGTGTACAAGGGAAAGCTGATCGCGTACTCGCTCGGCAACTTCTCGTTCGGCGGCAACACCAACCCGAGCGACAAGCGCACGGTGATCCTGCAAACCCGGGTGAAGGTGGACGACGGGAAGGTCGGCGCGGTCGAGTACCGGGTGATCCCCACCCGCCTGTCGCGCACCGAGAGTCACAACGACTACGTCCCGACGCCCTACGGCCCGGCCGAATCGCGCCAGGTGGCGTCGTTCCTCAATCAGATCTCGCCGAACCTCGACGGCACCGTCTCGCAACGGTTCACACCGGTTCCGTGA
- a CDS encoding Cof-type HAD-IIB family hydrolase — MTDLDLPDIQPDVRLVVSDMDGTLLTEDGAVPDGFWPLLDTMRQRGIHFVPASGRQFHTLENLFARVPQGISYIAENGNLVVHDGLSRASSTFDPALARDVVVAVRESGRDLGLVVCGVRGGYVERGDLPFLDESDKYYLRLDQVDDLLSVDDEILKLAIYDFDDAAAAAHAHFESFADRCRVVVSGPNWIDLMSPGVDKGIGVRMLQDELGVTAAQTVVFGDYLNDLEMLDAADWSFAVANAHPAIRARARYGAPSNAEEGVVQVLRALLNGHGRG, encoded by the coding sequence ATGACCGACCTCGACCTCCCCGACATCCAGCCGGACGTGCGGCTCGTCGTCTCCGACATGGACGGCACGCTGCTCACCGAGGACGGCGCGGTGCCCGACGGATTCTGGCCGCTGCTGGACACGATGCGTCAGCGGGGCATCCACTTCGTCCCGGCGAGCGGGCGCCAGTTCCACACCCTGGAGAACCTGTTCGCCCGTGTGCCGCAGGGCATCTCGTACATCGCCGAGAACGGGAATCTGGTGGTGCACGACGGTCTGTCGCGCGCCTCCAGCACCTTCGATCCGGCGCTGGCGCGGGATGTGGTGGTCGCCGTGCGGGAGTCCGGCCGCGACCTCGGCCTGGTGGTGTGCGGGGTGCGGGGTGGCTATGTGGAGCGGGGCGACCTGCCCTTCCTCGACGAGTCGGACAAGTACTATCTGCGGCTCGACCAGGTCGACGACCTCCTCTCCGTCGACGACGAGATCCTCAAACTGGCGATCTACGACTTCGACGACGCCGCCGCGGCCGCGCACGCCCACTTCGAGTCCTTCGCCGATCGGTGCCGGGTGGTGGTGTCCGGGCCGAACTGGATCGATCTGATGTCACCCGGCGTAGACAAGGGGATCGGCGTGCGGATGCTGCAGGACGAACTGGGCGTCACCGCGGCACAGACCGTGGTCTTCGGCGACTACCTCAACGACCTGGAGATGCTCGACGCCGCCGACTGGTCGTTCGCCGTGGCCAACGCGCATCCGGCGATCCGCGCGCGGGCCCGCTACGGGGCGCCCAGTAACGCCGAGGAGGGCGTCGTGCAGGTGCTCCGGGCGCTGTTGAACGGGCACGGGCGTGGCTGA
- a CDS encoding glutaminase — MRSPIPDYLAEALAAVEHDDSGATADYIPELASADPDRLGVTIATTDGRTYGAGDTRTPFSIQSISKPFVYALALADRGFDAVLEKVGVEPTGDAFNEISLEPGSGRPQNPMINAGAIATHTLVGHEDMSAEHRVERVIEGLSAFAGRRLDVDEDVFASEIGHAFRNRALANLLRAYEVTSENPVVSVAGYTRQCSLIVTTEDLAVMAATLANGGVNPLTGVEVVPRRVVRQTLSVMATCGMYDGAGDWMTRVGVPAKSGVAGGLIGALPGQVGIATFSPRLDRHGNSVRGVDLFQRFTSDMGMHLMEVPASTSSVVRRRRSLGSGPLATDVLSLQGALRFAAAERVVREFVDRPPTQRRVAISLRRVQSLDDVSRRMLLEVVRRLSLDGHDVFVIDPDGVLPDPDPGTGGRLTVLAGLGDIVSPPADPVT, encoded by the coding sequence GTGCGCTCACCGATCCCGGACTACCTCGCTGAGGCCCTGGCCGCCGTCGAACACGACGACAGCGGTGCCACCGCCGACTACATCCCGGAGCTGGCCTCCGCGGATCCGGACCGGCTCGGGGTGACGATCGCGACCACCGACGGTCGCACCTACGGGGCCGGCGACACCCGGACGCCCTTCAGCATCCAGTCCATTTCCAAACCGTTCGTGTACGCCCTCGCGCTCGCGGACCGGGGTTTCGACGCGGTACTGGAGAAGGTGGGTGTCGAGCCGACGGGTGATGCGTTCAACGAGATCTCCCTCGAACCCGGCAGCGGCCGGCCGCAGAATCCGATGATCAACGCCGGAGCGATCGCGACCCACACCCTCGTGGGACACGAGGACATGTCGGCCGAGCATCGCGTCGAGCGGGTGATCGAAGGCCTGAGCGCCTTCGCCGGCCGACGTCTGGACGTCGACGAAGACGTGTTCGCCTCCGAGATAGGCCACGCCTTCCGGAACCGGGCCCTGGCGAATCTGCTGAGGGCCTACGAGGTCACGTCCGAGAACCCCGTCGTGTCGGTCGCCGGCTACACGCGGCAGTGCTCGCTGATCGTCACCACGGAAGATCTGGCGGTCATGGCGGCCACGCTCGCCAACGGCGGCGTCAACCCGCTGACCGGAGTCGAGGTTGTGCCGCGGCGAGTGGTGCGGCAGACCCTGAGCGTCATGGCCACGTGCGGCATGTACGACGGTGCCGGCGACTGGATGACCCGGGTCGGCGTCCCCGCCAAGAGTGGGGTGGCCGGCGGCCTGATCGGCGCCCTGCCCGGGCAGGTCGGCATCGCGACGTTCTCGCCGCGCCTGGACCGGCACGGGAACAGCGTGCGCGGTGTCGACCTGTTCCAGCGGTTCACCTCCGACATGGGCATGCATCTGATGGAGGTGCCCGCGTCGACGTCGTCGGTGGTGCGGCGCCGCCGAAGCCTGGGCAGCGGACCCCTCGCGACGGACGTGCTCTCGCTGCAGGGGGCGCTGCGTTTCGCCGCCGCCGAGCGCGTGGTGCGCGAGTTCGTGGACCGGCCGCCGACGCAGCGCCGGGTGGCGATCAGCCTGCGCCGGGTGCAGTCGCTCGACGACGTGTCCCGGCGGATGCTGCTCGAGGTGGTTCGGCGCCTGTCGCTCGACGGACACGACGTGTTCGTGATCGATCCGGACGGCGTCCTGCCCGACCCCGACCCTGGAACCGGTGGCCGCCTCACCGTGCTGGCAGGTCTCGGCGACATCGTGTCGCCGCCGGCGGACCCCGTAACCTGA
- a CDS encoding LLM class flavin-dependent oxidoreductase: MSEIEFGLDTFGGVTHDEHGRPTPHPQVIRDLVGDAVVADELGLDFFAVGEHHRPDYAVSSPETVLAAVAGQTSRIRLGSAVTVLSSDDPVRVYQRFATLDAVSRGRAEIVAGRGSFIESFPLFGYELADYDLLFDEKLALLAELIEEQPVTWSGTTRAPLTDQRVFPTTAQKIPVWVGVGGTPESVVRTARHGFGLFLAIIGGGPARFSSYIDLFERAQDQFGVPRQRVAVHSPGLVAETDEQARELAYDGWLAQRNKIGAERGWGPAGPREFEDEVARGSLYLGSPETVAAKLARTLTTLKVDRFDLKYDQPVPHAVQRRSIELYGEKVVPRVKDLLA; this comes from the coding sequence ATGAGCGAGATCGAGTTCGGCCTGGACACCTTCGGCGGCGTCACGCACGACGAGCACGGGCGCCCCACGCCCCACCCGCAGGTGATCCGGGACCTGGTCGGCGACGCCGTGGTCGCCGACGAGCTCGGCCTGGACTTCTTCGCCGTCGGCGAGCACCATCGGCCCGACTACGCCGTCTCCAGTCCCGAGACGGTGCTGGCCGCCGTCGCCGGACAAACTAGCCGTATCCGGCTGGGTTCGGCGGTGACCGTGCTCAGCTCCGACGATCCGGTGCGCGTCTACCAGCGGTTCGCCACCCTCGACGCGGTGTCCCGGGGGCGCGCCGAGATCGTCGCCGGACGCGGCTCGTTCATCGAGTCGTTCCCGCTGTTCGGCTACGAACTCGCCGACTACGACCTGCTGTTCGACGAGAAGCTCGCCCTGCTCGCGGAACTGATCGAGGAGCAACCGGTCACCTGGAGCGGCACCACCCGGGCGCCGCTGACCGACCAGCGCGTCTTCCCCACGACAGCACAGAAGATCCCGGTCTGGGTGGGCGTCGGCGGCACCCCCGAATCGGTGGTCCGTACCGCCCGGCACGGCTTCGGCCTCTTCCTGGCGATCATCGGCGGCGGCCCGGCGCGCTTCTCGTCGTACATCGACCTGTTCGAGCGCGCGCAGGACCAGTTCGGCGTGCCCCGGCAGCGGGTCGCCGTGCACTCCCCCGGTCTGGTCGCCGAGACCGACGAACAGGCCCGCGAACTCGCCTACGACGGTTGGCTGGCCCAACGCAACAAGATCGGCGCCGAACGCGGCTGGGGCCCGGCCGGTCCGCGCGAGTTCGAGGACGAGGTGGCCCGCGGCTCGTTGTACCTCGGCTCACCGGAGACCGTCGCAGCCAAACTCGCGCGCACCCTGACGACCCTGAAGGTCGATCGCTTCGACCTCAAATACGACCAGCCGGTCCCGCACGCGGTGCAGCGGCGCTCGATCGAGCTGTACGGCGAGAAGGTGGTCCCGCGGGTGAAGGATCTGCTGGCGTAG
- a CDS encoding NAD-dependent succinate-semialdehyde dehydrogenase: MTDKRTLLDQVPTGIWLSNTSVDAITGKTFEVIDPATGDVLAEVADGGREDALAALDGATEAGPAWAATPPRERAEILRSAFEEVTRRRDDFALLMTLEMGKILSESVGEVTYGAEFLRWFSEEAVRIAGRTATAPAGNGEIVVVKEPVGPSYAITPWNFPLAMGTRKIGPALAAGCPMIVKPAEDTPLTMLLLAKVFADVGLPPGVLTVVPTKTGAAEQSAVLMSDRRLRKVSFTGSTGVGSLLIRQSADQVLSTSMELGGNAPFIVFDDADLAAAVDGAMAAKMRNGGEACTAANRFFVHRGIADRFVPALTARLDAMTVGPGYDAGSDLGPLINGKQLDRVAALVDGAVADGATVHTGGRRIDGPGFFYPPTLLTDVPVGDPILLEEIFGPVVVIQTFDDEADVIARSNDTDYGLASYFFTNDLNRVKRVASALEYGMVGVNRGVISDPAAPFCGVKHSGLGVEGGVDGIDEYLTTKYIALTPTSV, encoded by the coding sequence ATGACCGACAAGCGCACTCTGCTCGACCAGGTCCCCACCGGAATCTGGCTCTCGAACACGTCCGTGGACGCGATCACCGGGAAGACCTTCGAGGTGATCGACCCGGCGACCGGCGACGTGCTGGCCGAGGTCGCCGACGGCGGCCGGGAAGATGCGCTCGCCGCGCTCGACGGGGCGACCGAAGCCGGCCCGGCGTGGGCCGCGACGCCGCCCCGCGAACGCGCCGAGATCCTGCGGTCGGCCTTCGAGGAGGTCACCCGCCGCCGTGACGACTTCGCGCTGCTGATGACCCTGGAGATGGGCAAGATCCTGTCCGAGAGCGTCGGTGAAGTGACCTATGGCGCCGAGTTTCTGCGCTGGTTCAGCGAGGAAGCGGTGCGGATCGCTGGCCGCACCGCCACCGCCCCGGCCGGGAACGGCGAGATCGTCGTCGTCAAGGAACCCGTGGGGCCGTCGTACGCCATCACCCCGTGGAACTTCCCGCTCGCGATGGGCACGCGCAAGATCGGGCCCGCCCTGGCCGCCGGCTGCCCGATGATCGTCAAGCCGGCAGAGGACACGCCGCTCACCATGCTGCTGCTGGCCAAGGTCTTCGCCGACGTCGGCTTGCCGCCGGGCGTGCTGACCGTGGTGCCGACCAAGACCGGCGCCGCCGAACAGTCGGCGGTGCTGATGTCGGATCGTCGGCTGCGCAAAGTGTCGTTCACCGGATCGACGGGAGTGGGCAGCCTATTGATCAGGCAGTCCGCTGATCAGGTGCTGAGCACTTCGATGGAGCTCGGCGGCAACGCCCCGTTCATCGTGTTCGACGACGCCGACCTCGCCGCCGCCGTCGACGGTGCGATGGCTGCCAAGATGCGTAACGGCGGGGAGGCCTGCACCGCGGCCAACCGCTTCTTTGTGCACCGCGGGATCGCCGACCGGTTCGTTCCGGCTCTGACCGCTCGGCTGGACGCGATGACCGTCGGGCCCGGGTACGACGCCGGCAGCGACCTCGGTCCGCTGATCAACGGCAAGCAACTCGACCGGGTCGCCGCCCTGGTCGACGGCGCCGTCGCCGACGGCGCAACCGTCCACACCGGGGGCCGCCGCATCGACGGTCCGGGCTTCTTCTATCCGCCGACGCTGCTGACCGACGTGCCTGTGGGCGATCCGATTCTTCTCGAAGAGATCTTCGGGCCGGTGGTGGTGATCCAGACCTTCGACGACGAGGCCGATGTGATCGCGCGATCCAATGACACCGACTACGGTCTCGCGTCGTACTTCTTCACCAACGATCTGAATCGGGTGAAGCGCGTCGCGAGCGCCCTCGAGTACGGCATGGTCGGCGTCAACCGCGGGGTGATCTCCGATCCGGCCGCACCGTTCTGCGGCGTCAAGCACTCGGGTCTGGGCGTCGAGGGCGGCGTCGACGGCATCGACGAGTACCTCACCACCAAATACATCGCCCTCACCCCGACCAGCGTCTGA
- a CDS encoding pyridoxal phosphate-dependent aminotransferase, which produces MTTFRQSARLRHVRYDVRGPILTEAMRLEAEGHDVLRLNLGNMRPFGLDARPEIVAAVAANLGAAQAYSDSRGILAAREAVAEHYRRREVAEVSADEVFLGNGVSELITLVLQALVDPGDEILVPAPDYPTWTGAVNLTGGVPVHYRADETDGWNPSIEDIESKVTPKTKALVLINPNNPTGAVYSEDTVRGIADVARRHGLILLSDEIYEELVFGDARHHHAARAAGEDVLCLTFGGLSKAYRVCGYRAGWVVATGPVHRAGDLLEGLTLLSNMRVCPNVAGQHAIPLALGAGQPGSPLPADVVDPGGRLEQQLALTSAALDAIPGVSCVAPRGALYCFPRVDTEVFGIDDDEAFVLDLLRTEHILVTHGTGFNWPEPDHFRIVCLPDAPVLERAVESIARYLDRRRR; this is translated from the coding sequence ATGACAACGTTTCGACAGTCCGCACGCCTTCGGCACGTCCGCTACGACGTCCGCGGCCCCATCCTCACCGAAGCCATGCGTCTGGAGGCGGAGGGCCACGACGTGTTGCGCCTGAATCTGGGGAACATGCGCCCGTTCGGCCTGGACGCGCGTCCCGAGATCGTGGCGGCGGTCGCCGCCAATCTCGGTGCGGCGCAGGCATATTCGGACTCGCGCGGGATTCTTGCCGCGCGCGAGGCGGTCGCCGAGCACTATCGGCGCCGCGAGGTGGCCGAGGTGTCGGCCGACGAGGTGTTCCTGGGCAACGGCGTCAGCGAACTCATCACGCTGGTTCTCCAGGCGCTGGTCGACCCGGGCGACGAGATCCTCGTGCCCGCCCCCGACTATCCGACGTGGACCGGCGCGGTGAACCTGACCGGAGGCGTGCCGGTGCACTATCGGGCGGATGAGACCGACGGCTGGAACCCGTCGATCGAGGACATCGAGTCCAAGGTGACGCCGAAGACCAAGGCCCTGGTGCTGATCAACCCCAACAACCCCACCGGTGCGGTCTACAGCGAGGACACCGTCCGCGGGATCGCCGACGTCGCCCGCCGCCACGGGCTGATTCTGCTCAGCGACGAGATCTATGAGGAGTTGGTGTTCGGCGACGCCCGGCACCACCACGCCGCCCGGGCCGCGGGCGAGGACGTCCTGTGTCTCACCTTCGGCGGGCTCTCCAAGGCGTACCGCGTCTGCGGGTACCGGGCGGGGTGGGTGGTGGCCACCGGGCCGGTACACCGCGCGGGCGACCTCCTTGAGGGTCTCACCCTGCTGTCCAATATGCGGGTCTGCCCGAACGTCGCCGGCCAGCACGCGATTCCGCTGGCGCTGGGCGCCGGGCAGCCCGGGTCGCCACTGCCCGCGGACGTCGTCGATCCAGGCGGCCGACTGGAGCAGCAGCTCGCGCTGACCTCGGCCGCCCTGGACGCCATTCCCGGGGTGAGCTGTGTGGCGCCGCGCGGAGCGCTCTACTGCTTCCCCCGGGTCGACACCGAGGTCTTCGGCATCGACGACGACGAAGCCTTCGTGCTCGACCTCCTGCGGACCGAGCACATCCTGGTGACCCACGGCACCGGGTTCAACTGGCCCGAGCCGGACCATTTCCGGATCGTGTGCCTGCCGGACGCGCCGGTGCTGGAACGGGCGGTCGAGTCGATCGCGCGGTACCTCGACCGGCGACGACGATGA
- a CDS encoding aminotransferase-like domain-containing protein produces MARTTRAEPLVLDDVSGTADLVRAIVDRIADGTLADGDRLPSTRTLAEQTGISRGTVVRAYDELAAAGFTVAAHGSGTRVSAGATVAARAGARTRGSGDEATGAPVAPRRGRSRRDLRPGIPDAKLVDERAWRRAVRTAAGRGLAGLNPWEEPSPVLRAPLRAHLRRHRGLVDADPLLFDSSRSAIAALCAAFAAARPDARSTPFYIEDPGYRGAVLMAREQGLDVRFQRAHADGFDAAGLGDEAGVVFTTPAHQYPLGHRMSVDRRVALVDWARRTGSLVIEDDYDGEFRYGVAPLPALATLPGAAAHVAYVGTSSKSLSPDLRVAWCVPPAALRRAVERWLAVHRRGPSSLPADALGEFLGAGAMDRHLARAARVYSDRRTRLVAALGRECPGLPVTGVEAGLHLCVLLPGHDDEAVVEALEREGWRTRSLTSQSAKYPVSGLVLNYARLGTRDAGEFAAALRAVLDLRRRRHGDRP; encoded by the coding sequence ATGGCCCGCACGACTCGCGCCGAACCGCTGGTTCTCGACGACGTCTCGGGGACGGCCGATCTGGTGAGGGCGATCGTCGACCGGATCGCGGACGGCACCCTCGCCGACGGCGATCGGCTTCCGTCGACCCGCACGCTCGCCGAGCAGACCGGGATCTCGCGGGGCACCGTCGTGCGCGCCTACGACGAGCTCGCCGCCGCCGGGTTCACGGTCGCCGCCCACGGATCGGGCACCCGGGTCAGCGCCGGCGCCACGGTGGCGGCGCGCGCCGGCGCCCGGACCCGGGGATCCGGCGATGAGGCGACCGGGGCACCCGTCGCACCGCGCCGAGGGCGATCACGCCGCGATCTGCGACCGGGGATACCCGACGCGAAGCTGGTGGACGAGCGAGCCTGGCGCCGGGCCGTGCGGACGGCCGCCGGCCGGGGGCTGGCCGGGCTGAACCCGTGGGAGGAGCCGAGCCCGGTACTGCGTGCCCCGCTGCGCGCCCATCTGCGGCGGCACCGCGGCCTGGTCGACGCCGATCCGCTCCTCTTCGACAGCTCCCGGTCCGCGATCGCGGCGCTGTGCGCGGCGTTCGCCGCCGCCCGGCCGGACGCACGCTCGACACCGTTCTACATCGAGGACCCGGGTTACCGCGGGGCCGTGCTCATGGCCCGGGAGCAGGGCCTGGACGTGCGTTTCCAGCGTGCCCACGCCGACGGCTTCGACGCCGCCGGACTCGGAGACGAGGCCGGAGTGGTCTTCACCACCCCGGCGCACCAGTACCCGCTCGGCCACCGGATGAGCGTCGACCGGCGAGTCGCACTGGTCGACTGGGCGCGTCGGACGGGCTCCCTGGTGATCGAGGACGACTACGACGGCGAGTTCCGCTACGGCGTCGCGCCGCTGCCCGCACTGGCGACCCTGCCGGGGGCGGCCGCGCACGTGGCCTACGTCGGGACTTCGTCCAAGTCGCTGTCCCCCGATCTGCGTGTCGCCTGGTGCGTGCCGCCGGCCGCGTTGCGCCGAGCGGTCGAGCGGTGGCTGGCCGTGCACCGCCGCGGGCCCTCGTCGCTTCCCGCCGATGCGCTGGGCGAGTTCCTCGGCGCGGGGGCCATGGACCGTCATCTCGCGCGCGCGGCACGCGTCTACAGCGACCGCCGTACACGACTGGTCGCGGCGCTCGGTCGGGAGTGTCCCGGACTGCCGGTGACCGGCGTGGAGGCCGGTCTGCATCTGTGCGTCCTGCTGCCCGGACACGACGACGAGGCGGTGGTCGAGGCCCTCGAACGGGAAGGCTGGCGCACGCGGTCGCTGACCAGTCAGTCCGCGAAGTACCCGGTGTCGGGGCTCGTGCTGAACTACGCGCGGCTGGGAACGCGGGACGCCGGCGAGTTCGCCGCGGCGCTGCGGGCGGTGCTCGATCTCCGTCGGCGGCGACACGGGGACCGCCCCTAG
- a CDS encoding crotonase/enoyl-CoA hydratase family protein, with product MTDIVYEVRDDVAYVQLNRPDKHNGLTLDMLSDLTSAAQRAEKDRSLRAVVLSGAGESFCSGLDFASVGKERARVVRTLIPRHRSAANGFQSACWAWRNVPVPVIAVITGHCYGAGLQIALGADFRFSAPDADFSVLEAKWGLIPDMSLSVSIAQLTTIDVAKRLTMTGEFFDAAQAADWGLVSGVAEDPLDAAQELIARIRERSPDAVAASKSLFENTWFNGSRLSFPVEQLLQTRLLRGRNHAIARKAGLARERPAFGEREL from the coding sequence ATGACCGATATCGTTTACGAGGTGCGCGACGACGTCGCGTACGTGCAGCTGAACCGACCGGACAAGCACAACGGCCTCACCCTGGACATGCTGTCCGATCTGACCTCCGCGGCGCAGCGCGCCGAGAAGGACCGCTCGCTGCGGGCCGTCGTCCTGTCCGGCGCGGGCGAGTCCTTTTGTTCCGGACTCGATTTCGCCTCGGTCGGCAAGGAGCGTGCGCGGGTGGTCCGCACGCTGATTCCCCGGCACCGCTCAGCGGCCAACGGCTTCCAGTCGGCGTGCTGGGCGTGGCGCAACGTTCCGGTGCCGGTGATCGCGGTGATCACCGGGCACTGCTACGGGGCGGGGCTGCAGATCGCACTCGGCGCGGATTTCCGGTTCAGCGCACCGGACGCCGACTTCTCGGTGCTGGAGGCGAAATGGGGACTGATCCCCGACATGTCGTTGTCGGTGAGCATCGCTCAGCTCACCACGATCGACGTCGCTAAGCGGCTGACCATGACGGGAGAGTTCTTCGACGCCGCGCAGGCCGCCGACTGGGGACTGGTGAGCGGAGTCGCCGAGGATCCGCTCGACGCCGCCCAGGAGTTGATCGCCCGCATTCGGGAACGCTCCCCGGATGCGGTCGCGGCGTCGAAATCACTGTTCGAGAACACCTGGTTCAACGGCTCGCGCCTGTCGTTCCCCGTGGAGCAGCTGCTGCAGACCCGGCTGTTGCGCGGGCGCAACCACGCGATCGCTCGCAAGGCCGGATTGGCCAGGGAGCGGCCCGCTTTCGGCGAGCGCGAACTCTAG